Sequence from the Ziziphus jujuba cultivar Dongzao chromosome 9, ASM3175591v1 genome:
atAGTTCGAGTAAGCTAAAATCAAGCTAAGCTTAGCTGATCATCCTATTTACGACCCTAAACGTATTGTCTCCATGTGTACTACCATTTTTAGGTCTTGGCCAGAGAGAagcgggaaaaaaaatatatgacagCTACTCTTAAAAATACATCACCATTAAACACAAAATACATTGATTAATTACAACGTAGCAAGAACGCACAAAGCTATCTCATCCAGAGGTCAAAACAAGTTACATAAATTACTTGCTTAGAGTAAACATCCTTGGAAAGTTTGTCAGTTTCCTTGGTATTGAAGACTACATATTATAGCCCAAGTCCTTAGCAAAATGGTTTAAATTGCTAATGGAAGACAtaagaaaaaaccaaattatGATTTTCTAAAGGTCTTTGGGTGTGCTTGTTTTCCCTTTACAGACCTTATGATAGAAACAATTTTGAGTTTCACACTTCAAAGTTTGTTTTCGTAGGCTACAGTGAAAGTCACCAAGGATACGAATGTTTGGATAAAACAGGCAGGGTGTCTATATTGCTCGAAATGTAACTTTCAAAGAAGCAGAATTCCCGTTTGCTTCTGGATTTACTTGAGCAAAATTCAAAAGTAATGCTAACACACAAACTTATTCAGTTGCACTATTAATGCTGCTAAAGAATGTTCATACTAGTGATACACAGACAAGATCTTGTGAGCACAAGCTACAAACAAATGTTATGTCAAATACTAGTATATGTTATGCAAGTTAATAAAGTTTTCATAGGCTACTTTGTCGTCGCTTGATGTGGCCGTAGAAAAAAGGATCGAGAGGTTGGCGATGAAGGTCGGTGAGAATATGTCTAATCTcagccttttttctttttttctttttttttttttttcaatatagaaATTCTGTATCCTTCAGAATTTTTGGTGAAGATTCACAAAGTTTGCTATTAAACATGGTGAAAGAGAGCAAAAACAGTGCTAAAAGTTTGTTCCTTGCGAGTCTGAGCACTTGAAAGGCTTCGCTTTCTAAGgaactttataatttttttttaatttttaatttgttacgcTATCAGAGCAAGAACTTTGCTTTGCTCAATAGCTTACTGTGAAAACAAAATCTGAAGtctatatattgaattttgctTGAAAGTCCCATGTTTAATCAAAGCATTTAATTAACATACAAAGAAGAAATTAGCATTCTGGGTTTTGTGTATAAGCATTTCAGCAGTTTCAGTAGTATTAGTTCCTCTGTTTCTATGTTAGTTTGTATAGATAATGTCTATGCGTTTGTTTGTTTTCACCGTTTGTGTGAGAGCATGGATtcaatggagaagaagaaagaagaagaaaacggagaagaagaaggagcaGAGCGGTGTGTTTTATTTTCTGtattttatagttatttttctttcagaataattccaaaatttagaagaaaaatccaaaaaaatctaTATCTTAGTCATGTGAGTAGCAGTGAACATTTTTTAACGATAAGTGTTAAAATTTGATGGTTTTGGTAACAGGgatattaaatgttaaattttttttttttaacagccCCTTAACTTATACTAGAATTGAGACCCCAAATCAAATAATCCTCACCTTGTAATTTCCCTAAGAGCTTGCTTGAGAAGTATCAATTTTTAGAGAGAAACTAACATCCAGGATTTAATTTCCCATAAATtagagtttttaaaaaaattggtttttctcttgttttataattagaactttgaaataattaactttagttttgaataataaattaagagcaaatttatattttaaaaaatattaaaattagttcTGAATTCAAAATGGCACCAAGTTACAACTTTCCTACATAGGTAGAAATCTGATtggcacatttttttttttttaaatctttaaatgaatatttaaagAAGAGAAAATTGTCACTTTTCTTGAAGAAATTAGATACCCACTTATATGATATACTTTTTGGGCTTTTGTTTAAAATGCTACAAACCTTCATCAATAATTATCATTAAACAAAGctgaatagaaaaataattgtttcgAAAACAACTTGATTGTACTGCATGAAACACATATCGTTCTGTTTGATTGCGCACAAAAATATATGCGGTTATGGCCTTGGAATTTTCTTATCGCGGCTAAGGATTTTCTTTATAAGCCCAGAATGAGATTAATACGCCATCTCCCTGGTGAGAAcaagtaaatataaaatattataaaaataatgtcCACAtcggttttttgttttttgtttttcgcaTCAGTTTGTCAGTATTAACAGtgaataatttatttgatgCCAAATAATGctatagatatttaaatacGCCCAATGCAAAGCTTTGTTtggaaatatcaaaattttaaaggaaCGGAAAGCGGAAACAAATTTTCTGAAAATCAATTTTCCAAGAATTAGTTTAGaatcaattttccaaaaattattttttttagtgtttgcttactaaagaaaaattaggatagtttacaaataattaaattactttgtgtttttaatttttcttttggaaatttgtttttagtaaaatatataaaataagtttTTGTTGGAATTTAGAATGACACTCTTTTGAGGAACCATTTCCTACCTACTTTGGTAGGTTGTAAGTGGCAGTTTCTCCCATGTCCACAATTTTGACCTTTACTcaaacacagaaaaaaaaattaaaaaaagaaaaatcacttTCCCAAATATGGCATCCAATATCATGAGTGAGACAATAGCAAAGCCAGTTTCCTCcggcaattttatttatttatttattttattgtctgCGTGACTGAGGCTTCTATAAAGCCACTTTGGTTTCCCCCTTTCTCCTCTCCTCATCCAGAAACAACATTAATCATTCTCAATAAGAACGTTTTAGAAAGAAAGATGGTTCCAGGAGCATGTGCTCCATCAGTCCTTAtcatcttcttccttttcttctttatgGTAATTTTTGTTTACTACTTAAAATGAATGCTCTCTTTCTATAAATATGTCcttaatttaatttagtttcATTTCTTAACTGTAAGTTTTATATATAGCCTtataaattagttaattaaccATGACATAATTATGTTTCAAAGGGTGTGGCAACAAACCAAGAGattgcttcttttttctttttctctttttccttttttttttaatgtaatttacagtctttataaaaaaaaattgcccaCATGCTCTTTATAGCGGGTctctatatatgtagatataacCTGATTTCAAAGATTTTGATTTGTCAGGGCCACCATGGAAATAGTACCAGGGAAATAACACAACCCCATGATCATCCACAAGAATTTTCTGGTGAAGGGAGGAAAtggaacaaaaattttattaatattccacaagaagaaggagattttggcgGTGCCGCTATTATTGACGAAGCAAATTtaaaaaaccatcatcataTGCCCTTTAATGGACTGTCCCAAATCGACCATATGAAAGCTTCAAAAAGAGGTTTTTTCACCCTGGACGATTTACATGTTGGCAAAACAATGCCTATAGACTTTCCCAGCATCAATATTTCTACTTTACCTCGCTTCTTGCCGAGACAAGAGGCCGATCTCATCCCTTTCTCTTCAAACAAATTGCCATATCTTCTTCAACTCTTCTCCTTCTCAGAAGGGTCTCCCGAAGCCAATCTAACCGAGAAGACGCTCAAGATCTGTGAACTTAAACACACCAAGGGAGAGACAAAGTTGTGTGCTACCTCTTTTGAATCCATGCTTGATTCCGTACGTGCCATTTTAGGAAAGGAAAACCATTACAAAGTTGAAACCATCGAGCATATCAGAAATCCGGTAGTACAGAACTATACTTTCCTTGAAGTATCCGAAGAGTTGTCTAAGTCCAAAAAGCTGGTGGCATGCCATATCCTGCCTTACCCTTATGCAGTGTTTTATTGCCATAGCCAAGAAGCTGCCAGGCTTTTCAAGGTTAGTGTAGGTGGTGAGAATGGAGACAGAGTCGAGGGTGTTGCTGTTTGCCACATGGACACATCTGATTGGTCACCATCCAACCAAATGCTTCTACTCCTCGGAGTTAAGAGGGGAACTCCGATTTGCCATTTGATTTCCCCAACTAGTTTGATTTGGGTTTCAtactagctatatatatatatatatatataaaggccgTTTATGGTGTAGACTGTCCGCATGTGGATCTATATTATCGAAAAAATTATCGTTAATACTATTATACGAAAATAATATTGACAACAATTTTTTCATAAACCGTCGTCAATATTAAAGATTTACATGCAGACCGTTCGTaccataatatttatatatgcatatacatatatatgtatcaatgtcattttatgtattttgaatattatgtatGTGGGAACGCTTAATGCTTGGTCTTAACTTCATATGAATTATGTgcaaaattaatcatatatataataaagaaacTTTGGGCTGCATTAAgtaaaagaattattttaaatcCTTGATAAATTACGGggacattttcatttttttaagccaaaaaaaaaaatgactttgACATTAGATTATtcacaaagagaaaaaaaaaaagaaaaaaaaaagtaatcttTGGACTTTCTAAGtcattttattcaaattttgacAAGTTTAAAAAAATGGTTGATTGGGATTTTAAATTAGccaaatcaaaattgaaaatttatcatATCGAGAAAAAAACATTACACtagggaaaaattatttttaggtgttaaatgttgaaaaattaaaagattaaatttgagaaaaaatttaaacaaatagaaatttttacacggaaaaataggaaaaagaattCCAACATTATTTAACTGGGGGAAAATTTTTAATGGAAGGAAtttttaaattgcaaaaatggaaaaaaaaaaatcaaaaaatcaaattgggGAAAATTAATTTGGCTATTTTGAAATCCCAATCCACcatttttgtcaggacccgtccagaattcctccccggaaccctatacaagccctgatcccagggaaataccactgaaccttccaatggaaaatccggcagcacctcccttaagggtaggactaaccaaaaattatctgcactgaaaacacacttctataatcatccccttattcctcccgcaaactacaaattgttccacaaattgcagcacttcaaaataaaacaacagcagcaacccagtgcataaagaacaactacacgtccaatacagtatacagagcattatacaacaaatgtggaatttataaaatgacagataaagaagcaatacaagttcGAGAGGGAAAAGGGAAGAacaacttcttgaaccttcggcaacaaactgagacgttgggctcgccccgaacaatcaacgtctccaacctggacctaggggaacggaatttaagagtgtgagatgctaattatctcagtgagtgaccctatctactatacaatataataccacggtaataagtatatacataataattaattggaaataataatttctctcaaaacccttacaagtctctcagttggaaaagttctccttttaaaaccttttcacaaaaccctttattcgtattccccgaaaaccaagacatcagaTAAATACCaggaacagtaataattatgttttaaattccaatacagctttaaaacattttatttttaaaacccagttctgaaaatcatttgatgcacccactatataccagtggcgccaacagtacccagcgtcccgaggtactgtcagacaggaggttatagaaagaaaccggcatacggtcgcgtggcgtcccactgcgccgctgctaacctagtgtcccagccatggaggggtggccaccctcatccgatggcaaccacaggacaccctcataatatcacttgcgcgctactcacacccacctatgcgctaatcatatccgtgtgcacaatatccatattacatataatcagaacaccagtacgtgcacggtgcatctaaaaaaaatcataaaattcacaaatttaaattatataacaaatttcacattttgcataaacacagcgggtatagtccatccgcttgaacccggaaattctccacaatttctctataatcaacaccataaattccatgattttcaaatccaccaactcccaaatccaccatttcaaatattcacattttcccaagcataaataattctcgaaatataataattaaatctcacaatattccatgggcatattttataaaaattgaaatcaccaacatgagcaaatattttccttgaaatatttgaaaattaaatcgtgcccgatttaatattaaaaccacacaaatttcaaaatcctcaaaaccataaaataatttcacatggcataaatttataaaatgcacattttcatAAATCGAATAAATTCACCAAtgattccacaataaatcaaataaatatttggcgcatagaaattaaattccaaatatttagaCCACACACAAtaatcacaaatttaaattcccaaaattaatttgaaggtgggtcactcacctagaacacgcaattaaaccacgatccactatgggatcaattccatgactcacccgtgctcctagaacaaaattcactgacagtcaaataaattaatattttaatcgggtaaataatatccggtacccggggggtcaaacacaaacattaaccaaaatggtcgaataatataccgaatcgaagcttgagcgacgaggattacaaatccggtctccatcgaccccaattccgccggaggtggccggaatttggccggaaagtttcgatcggttttcaattcctcgtatctcgcaaaccgcttcaaatttttgagattggaggccatatttggactcagaggacccaaaatagggggagagaaGGTTTAATTCGGACTGGACTGGCCGGAATACCGCGAAATCGCAGGAAAAACATAACcggccgccgcgacttcgccggcccgatctgggcgcgtcgccggccggccggcagccaaatttggctagTGAGCtcgccggcgcgtgtactgtatgggtggccAGAAAAgttaaacacgggagagagagagacgacggGAGGGAGAAAAAATTTCTGCGTTTTGATGGCTCGGGGAAGAGAAGGAAgaataggaaaaaagaaaaagaaaaagagaaaaaaaaaaaaaagaaacggtgttttcccacgtggggaaaagaaaagaaaaagaaaaagaaaaagaaaagaaaaaggaaaagaaaaagaaataaaataaaaataattaaataataatattattatttaaaataataattaaaataatttggtattacacatggttgacacgtggcacctcactatggtgacacatggtcaccttcattaagtcacacgttgcacatcgttatgcgtgtaaaaataatattaaaataatacggtatttgaaaaactctacaggtccataactttcaaaccacatgtccaaatcggacgtgccgctagtctacggactcgtatcgacgagaacttcacaaccatgcatgagtcaaagctcaaccttgcatgaacaaaaagtcaactccagcaccccttggacagtttggaccccaatttgttttgctcataactttcaaaccgtagctccgttttcgacgtgctactagtctatgaacgcgtgccaatgtgtacttcgtaacggtacctcagtcaatctagaattccaaccgggtcaaaaagtcaacttttaacctctggtcaacggtcaaaggtcaacctcggtcaacgtgcaaaaattccgacatggttcgggacagggtgttacaatttTTGTCATTTGTCAAAATTTGAAGTGGTCCTGATTTTTCTCCCTTCCCAAAGGCAACTACTTGATCAGATTAATTGGTCATAATACTTAAAAATCCGacgttattaattaattattatctataattaatatttgataaattatgataTTTAATCACAATCATGAATAGGCTTACGATCAAGAAAAAGGTATATCATCTAATCTCATACAATACCTTATTAGTcattatggttttttattttttatttttttatttttgggccaAAAGTGTCCTGACAAAAACATTTCTATGCATGTGATTAAACGATTGTAGTTCTGGTAAATGTTAAACATTGAGAAGTAGAGggtcatttttaaattaatcccactctgtttttaaaatgtaaattggATAATTTTCTAGAGATTAAATTAAATTGCAAAATGGTTGTAtatttagactttttttttgggtcagagATTGTATATTTGGACATGATCAATATTTTTTCCTGTCAATAAATGCATTTAGGCAACTATTTCAGGATTTACAGGGGACCCGAGCAGTGTGCCATCTTTATAGTACTGCCTCTCAAACAAAATAGAGAAGCGACTAGCACATGCGCGGACCAAAGTGGGGTCCTAAGGGCATGTCATGACAACGAGACAGGGTTGGGTGGTCTTCCTAGATCTCCGTTTCATGGCTCCCTTTGTTAAGGCGCTGGGATGGAGGCGAGAATTCTTTGGATTGGAATAGGGATCCCTATTTGCTGCCCCATttcatatttgattattttattttatttttaaaatataattttctaaaaatgtttaatttattacaattaatatatttaaaatttgttagtattttcatattgtttttcaaaccaaacaaaaaaaatatactcATATGTAAATGCAGCAAGTTACAGAATGAGGTCTATACTCCCCCACTCTGCCCCAACCCCGACTTAGTGTAAAAATATTTGTCCAATCCCTGCACCCCAACCCACActcttaattttcaaaatttcaaattcttacTGTAACAACCTGTTTTAGAAAATAGccaaaattatacaattttgacCGGATTTGATGAACTGGAGTGTAAATTGGTTCTGGGTGTGACTTTTTGTATAGTCAAGTTTTTTATTTAGCTGAATCATTGTATAAAGCTCCCCGACATgggtttatatatagatatacctggcaattcgtgttggtgggtcgtgttcgtgtcaacccatttaataatcgtgtcaaaaatgcctaacccgaacacgacccatttattaatcgtgtcaggtacctaaaacactaacccgacctgtttataaacaggtcaacacgacacgacccgtttaacacgattattttaacgggtcatGTTGATCTATTAACCTGTTAACctaaaattgacctattaacccgaaaactaacctattaacccgttaacccgaaaattaacctattaacccgaaaattttatttattttttatttatttttatgtttttgttttattaaagatgtattttttgtttttaaaaaattagtaatagaaaattatttttataaaatttttaatttataatattttttagttattaaatattatattagtgataaaatattaatttaaaattaaatttaaatgggttgtaataggtgtataatcgtgtcgggttgaaactgacacgtttaataaatgggtcttAACGGGTCAATTTAGAGTTAAACAGGTTAACCcaaaaatgacacgattaataatcgtgttaaacgggttgacccgattattacCCGaactcatttataataaacccaaacccatttattccgtgtcgttttctaGTCGTGTCGCCgtatcatgatccaaattgccaggtctacatATAGATAGTATTATCTAATTTTGAGTTatggtttaaaatttaaaaatctataaaatttaagctTATATTTTATCAGAGTTCAAAACCAATACCATTTTTATCTTTAGTGAACCTtgagtgtgtgtatatatatatatatgtatagggaCACATGCCTAGGgctaataaaatttgaaaatatccaAAATAACCCTAAAACCAAAGACACCCCCCTTTTCACGTTGGCAAGCCACACTTGCCTAGCCATCTTGTTGCCCATGATATTTCCATCAGGCTATCAAATTTTTAGGGTGATTGATTCATGAAAGCACCTAAAAACGGAAGGATTTCCAATGTTAGCCGAATTACACACATTTATTGTGTAGCTGGCAATTCTTGTTCAAATTTCTCCCATTATGAACACCATTAGTTTTCATGGCCACCACTGCTAGATTAGACATGACCCAACAAACATTTCTGCCAAAAATCTTAACGGCCTGCTGGACATGCCTGAATTGGACAATTACTTGGTGAGGTGCGATTTTTTTGGTCACCAAAATTTTAACCTGATTCAAGCATTTCAAAAAATGCCATAGGTCTCTCCTTCCTATTTTGGATCCTTTGAATCTAAATATAACCACTTTTTATGTCAGGTTTTTCCTAGAGTTCCCAACCAAAATCCTACGCTAGCCCTGATCAAAGGGTCTCATCTGACATTCCTATAAAAAATCTGGCAGCATCTTCCCTAAGGATTAGTTTGCTCCAAAAATTTCTACATGGAAAACACATTTTAAAAAACTGAAtcactttattcctcccacattactataaATGTTTCGTAAGAGACAATACTTCAATAATAAAGTAACAGAGGGAACAAACatagaaacaaataaataataatacaacagcAGCAGTATTCAAAGCGTACTAAGGTTtaatttagaaacaaaaattacacatatataaagaataatactagaaatattacaagaaaaaatTACAGAATGAAGATCTTCTCCAACACagcaacaaacaaaaaaaaaaacatcaagcTTGCCCTCAAATGGCCAATGCCTACTAACACTTAGGTATAAGGGAacttatttaaaacaaaaaaataatgagatactaatcatcataGTAAATGGTATCAAactaaatcataaaatatattattataaaataatgacaACTGATATATTTTCCTAGATTCAAAAAGTTAGTAGATAGCATTCCTCATGTATCATCGTATCTGTTATATTCTATACATCAGCGGACCTTGATCTTTTACTTATCGTAGTATTTATTCTAACTTGTATCTGTTTAAATTTTTCAATGTTTCCTTAATATACTATGTATACATTAGTCATGGTTGTTGATGCAACTGGATCCTGGTAATACTGATTTTATGTTGAGGTTATAGTTATTGTGGTGGATTTTGATAGTGGAATTGTAGTTGGAGGTTGTATTGatgatatggaaaaaaaatttcgaaTGTGTTTTATTTGCTAATAGTTTGGGCTGTCCATAGTTTTAAGAAAGGTTCTATCAGACTTTCTACAAAGATTGGTGGATGGGACTTCAATAGATGGGTTTGTGGTATCTGAAAGGATTTTCGGGGTTTACCCATTTACGATGTTCTGGCACTCCTTTCACACGCGTGAGGCtgcctttctttatttttattttctaaagacACGTTGAATACCTTTTACAATTTGTTGGCGCGGTAACACTTGTctgtaatttataataataaaaatatatttgtaattgACACAAAAGATATACCTTTGTCTGCAATTATAATACTTATTAGttacatattttttgttttagttaagAGAAATTGAGCTGCAAATAATTTggctttaattatatatataaatatatattttaattcttttttaagtaGTTTTTACTATTACTATCTTTCTTGAGTAAatgttttcaatattattttgatCAATCATATTCTAACAAAAACCATATTACTTTTGGCAtttgtttttaaactttttaatgaatatattGTGACGtcaaatatctatatttttaaaaaatatatattaccgtAAAATTTCAATGTATAATTATGTAATACAatgtatgaaataattatttataattttaaattgaattctaGTTAAATTTTGAGATAGTTATGGAGGaacattttgaaataaatttaaacatattatGAATTTACATTGTTTTTCAAAGAACTAAAACAGTTCCAACAAAAGTTTTTTCTTCAACCatgatgaaaaaataattttagtagCTTTTCAACTTTCATTTTTAGTATCTTTGATCTCTACTTGTCCAAGCCGTACcaatatcatataaataaaatatgtggtatataaatttcatttttgattattttctaatttacaaattggatttcatattttctaattgtattttaagttatttatttctaccaaaaattaaaattagtcgTGATTAGCATGGATCTAACCTGAttccaacaattaataaacaagccaaggatCGAAGGATGTGAGTGATTCTAAAGAGACAAGTATTTTTTGATAGGAGGAAGATATATCCTATCTTTTAACAAATGctacaaattaaaatcaatcaaGCAGTCTTAATTTGTTCTTATTGAAGTAGACATAAAGACAATAACGAATACATGTATTCATAGAGCTAATTTGGGaccaattcaattttaaaatacttaaatattaatcaatctaatgataatttgtattaatttaaatataacttGTTCTTCAAATATAGCGATTAAATTTAGGTAACACTAAAACCAAGCTTAAAGGTCCACTAATGTACaaacaaaatatacaaaaatgttcaatgaaaacaaacaaaagaaaatagtacctaatattttaaaagaatggAACAAAAGTATGAATTTCATAACTTAGTTTAGTGAGAATGATGAGAACATAGGGGATCTGGTATGCGATAAGGATAACAAttcacaaaaagagaaaaacaaaaaagacgaaaaggataagaaaaaaagaaaaaaaattgcatattct
This genomic interval carries:
- the LOC107435613 gene encoding BURP domain-containing protein BNM2A, encoding MLDLPKNGRITGKGKRLLPALLAHLEMLNSTVDVIVSWASLRLVHGHHGNSTREITQPHDHPQEFSGEGRKWNKNFINIPQEEGDFGGAAIIDEANLKNHHHMPFNGLSQIDHMKASKRGFFTLDDLHVGKTMPIDFPSINISTLPRFLPRQEADLIPFSSNKLPYLLQLFSFSEGSPEANLTEKTLKICELKHTKGETKLCATSFESMLDSVRAILGKENHYKVETIEHIRNPVVQNYTFLEVSEELSKSKKLVACHILPYPYAVFYCHSQEAARLFKVSVGGENGDRVEGVAVCHMDTSDWSPSNQMLLLLGVKRGTPICHLISPTSLIWVSY